A part of Leptospira wolffii serovar Khorat str. Khorat-H2 genomic DNA contains:
- a CDS encoding EAL domain-containing protein, which translates to MKEERNRKKLLILDDEEEIAKILGEIAEDCGFSVSLAHTAPDFLNQVDSSFDCVILDLMIPGMDGVDVIRSLSEKEVHPDVILISGADRRTIHSAETLAGEYGLSIVSVMEKPIRISDIKVTFNHIIEKESKNQVSKAKPGATGQSLRAFSKEELLDAVHKNQFILYYQPKIDLKTGKVEGFESLVRWNHPELGLVFPDSFLPVMEKESQILNLMTEKIIDQAIDQCSGWNSNGKSLRVAVNVSPVTLTELEFPEHIFAKVKKRGLPQSNFQMEITETSFLENIRFTQDILTRLRIRGIGLSIDDFGTGYSSLKQLHRFPFTELKIDKSFVMDSPRDRESLFICQASIDLGHKLGMNVVAEGIENAEVERLMKEAGCDIGQGYYYSRPVAPDKVSEIIAQFG; encoded by the coding sequence ATGAAGGAAGAAAGAAACCGTAAAAAATTGCTGATTCTCGACGACGAGGAGGAGATCGCTAAAATTCTGGGCGAGATCGCGGAAGATTGCGGCTTCTCCGTATCTCTCGCACATACGGCTCCCGATTTTCTGAACCAGGTCGATTCTAGTTTCGACTGCGTAATTCTTGATCTGATGATTCCCGGCATGGACGGGGTCGACGTTATCCGTTCCCTTTCCGAAAAGGAAGTTCATCCGGATGTGATCCTCATCTCGGGAGCGGATCGAAGGACGATCCATAGCGCTGAGACCCTCGCGGGAGAATACGGTCTAAGCATTGTGTCCGTAATGGAGAAGCCCATCCGTATCTCCGATATAAAGGTCACATTCAATCATATTATAGAAAAAGAATCCAAGAACCAGGTATCTAAGGCCAAGCCTGGAGCCACAGGCCAATCTCTACGAGCATTCTCTAAAGAAGAGCTCTTGGACGCAGTTCATAAAAACCAATTCATATTGTATTATCAACCTAAGATAGATTTAAAGACGGGTAAGGTGGAGGGATTCGAGTCCTTAGTACGTTGGAATCATCCCGAATTGGGGCTGGTCTTTCCGGATTCCTTTCTGCCCGTTATGGAGAAAGAAAGTCAAATCCTGAATCTAATGACGGAAAAGATCATAGATCAGGCGATCGATCAGTGCTCGGGTTGGAATTCCAACGGTAAGTCTCTTCGTGTGGCCGTTAACGTATCTCCCGTAACTCTCACGGAGTTGGAGTTTCCGGAGCATATCTTCGCAAAGGTAAAGAAGAGGGGATTGCCGCAGAGCAATTTTCAAATGGAAATCACCGAGACCAGTTTCTTGGAGAATATAAGATTCACTCAGGATATTTTAACCAGATTGAGGATCCGGGGAATCGGCCTTTCTATCGACGATTTCGGAACGGGATATTCTTCCCTGAAACAATTGCACAGATTCCCCTTTACGGAATTGAAGATAGACAAGTCTTTCGTTATGGATTCGCCAAGAGATAGGGAATCCTTATTTATCTGCCAGGCTTCCATCGATCTGGGGCATAAACTAGGTATGAATGTGGTCGCCGAAGGGATTGAGAACGCCGAGGTCGAAAGACTGATGAAAGAGGCGGGATGCGATATCGGACAAGGATACTATTATTCCAGACCAGTCGCGCCGGATAAGGTTTCGGAAATTATTGCCCAATTCGGTTAA
- a CDS encoding PAS domain-containing protein has translation MILNRISDAVVVFDKKWKILYLNEPANVLFRFHNVDVVGRNLFEHFPRIIGTDFETNYRKAQETGEPVFFESFFLPFHYWLDVRIFPTEKGYLVYYKDITDRKKKELSWNLGETLLWNISASENLHSAFEKVIRTLIQNTPWSFGQIWRFQEGFVFIHDEDPFVSTNDKQLIFREGSVGKKFSVKEGILKKVTESGELYFIPDLEADTELKRKDFALAAGFRSWMGIPVLSDGRFYEIELLSERVLSGEEAYIDLLRVVSKRFAEVVSRRVADEERKTFIELSLDMILTIDSDGNIQKANSSFRRILGYDRRSIKKKNIYDFIHPEDVGYTKNEIAKLCKEGHSYGFENRYITKNGDIRVIYWNSVHSSDSGAIFSVGRDKTEDRLATQKLQFAAEQLTRSKEELQHAQKIAKIGSWKMYFDGELTWSPGLYEIFGMDESEPPKGFEEFLSLIHPEDRERITKNYIRLSEEGIFEDAEFRVITANGTEKHLLVRGETLLDAEGRLIGTSGTMQDITEQKEWNDSMRQFQKMEAVGQLAGGMAHDFNNLLNVILANLDLLELKLKDSPELMKRVSSAQDAVKRGAEANRRLLSFSRRQAINPETYDVSRVVQEFAPVLTRIRNDVVTIDFSFEDFPLCCDFERNGLENALLNMGINSRDAMPQGGRILVSVSFCPAGTERAVVPGLQEMGDCCLISVRDEGIGMDAITRERIFEPFFTTKGAGKGTGLGMPMVYAFVQQSRGAIHVHSEPDKGTQVDIFLPLSRSVSEELVMNDDLVDGRIVIVEKNFKGISGLSGLLKRIGFDVLQVYDIYELKAILGMYSEIFAIFADEELAFRSDYSEDWAPVLQQRNLIPTSEWNSESRSGYQNHLKRPYSWSKVRRVLFSLQNSKNRKP, from the coding sequence ATGATCTTAAATAGGATATCCGACGCCGTAGTAGTTTTCGATAAGAAATGGAAAATTCTTTACTTAAACGAGCCGGCAAATGTTCTTTTCCGATTTCATAACGTCGACGTAGTAGGTAGGAACTTATTCGAACACTTTCCTCGAATTATCGGTACGGATTTCGAAACGAATTACAGAAAGGCGCAAGAAACCGGGGAGCCTGTCTTCTTCGAATCTTTCTTTTTGCCTTTTCATTACTGGTTGGATGTAAGAATATTTCCGACGGAAAAAGGCTATCTCGTTTATTATAAGGACATCACGGATAGAAAGAAAAAAGAGCTCTCTTGGAATTTAGGCGAGACTCTTTTGTGGAATATATCGGCTTCCGAGAATCTGCACTCGGCCTTCGAAAAAGTTATACGCACATTGATTCAAAATACCCCCTGGTCCTTCGGACAGATCTGGCGTTTTCAGGAGGGATTCGTTTTTATCCACGACGAGGACCCTTTCGTTTCAACTAACGATAAACAGCTGATTTTCCGGGAAGGCTCCGTCGGGAAGAAATTCAGCGTAAAGGAAGGGATTCTTAAGAAGGTTACCGAGTCCGGAGAATTGTATTTTATTCCCGATCTGGAGGCGGATACGGAACTTAAGAGAAAGGATTTTGCCTTGGCTGCGGGATTTCGATCCTGGATGGGCATTCCTGTTCTTTCTGACGGCAGATTCTACGAGATAGAGCTTCTTTCGGAGAGAGTGCTTAGCGGAGAAGAGGCTTATATCGATCTTTTGAGAGTGGTATCCAAAAGGTTCGCCGAGGTAGTGAGTCGTCGCGTCGCCGACGAGGAAAGGAAGACGTTTATCGAGCTTTCCTTGGATATGATTCTCACCATAGATTCGGACGGGAATATCCAAAAGGCCAATTCTTCCTTTAGAAGGATTTTAGGATACGATCGAAGGTCCATTAAGAAAAAGAATATCTACGATTTCATACATCCCGAGGACGTGGGATATACCAAGAATGAGATCGCAAAATTATGCAAGGAAGGCCATTCTTACGGTTTTGAAAACCGTTATATTACGAAAAACGGAGATATACGGGTTATCTATTGGAACTCCGTTCATTCTTCCGATTCAGGTGCAATTTTCTCGGTAGGTAGGGATAAGACGGAAGACCGTCTCGCGACCCAAAAATTGCAATTCGCGGCGGAACAGTTGACCAGAAGCAAGGAGGAACTTCAGCATGCGCAGAAGATAGCTAAGATCGGAAGCTGGAAAATGTATTTCGACGGCGAGCTTACCTGGTCTCCCGGATTATATGAAATTTTCGGAATGGATGAGAGCGAGCCTCCGAAGGGATTCGAGGAATTCCTAAGCTTGATACATCCCGAGGATAGGGAGAGAATTACTAAGAATTATATTAGACTCTCCGAAGAAGGAATTTTCGAAGATGCGGAATTCCGAGTGATCACCGCTAACGGAACCGAAAAGCATCTATTGGTTCGAGGAGAAACTTTACTCGATGCCGAAGGAAGGCTTATCGGAACGTCCGGAACCATGCAGGATATCACGGAACAAAAAGAATGGAACGATTCCATGAGGCAATTCCAGAAGATGGAAGCGGTAGGTCAACTGGCCGGAGGAATGGCTCACGATTTCAATAATCTTCTAAACGTCATACTTGCAAATCTGGATCTATTGGAACTGAAGCTAAAGGATTCTCCGGAGCTGATGAAGCGAGTGAGTTCCGCTCAGGATGCGGTTAAGCGAGGAGCGGAGGCGAACCGCAGGCTATTATCTTTTTCCAGAAGACAAGCGATCAATCCAGAGACTTACGATGTGAGTCGCGTAGTCCAGGAATTCGCTCCCGTATTGACTCGGATCCGAAACGATGTCGTAACTATAGATTTTTCCTTCGAAGATTTTCCTTTATGCTGCGACTTCGAGAGGAACGGATTGGAAAACGCGCTTCTGAACATGGGAATCAACTCCAGGGATGCCATGCCGCAGGGAGGAAGGATTTTAGTATCCGTTTCCTTTTGTCCCGCCGGAACGGAAAGAGCGGTCGTACCAGGACTCCAGGAAATGGGGGATTGCTGTCTGATTTCCGTTCGAGACGAGGGAATCGGAATGGATGCGATTACTCGGGAGAGAATTTTCGAACCATTCTTTACTACCAAGGGAGCGGGAAAGGGAACCGGGTTGGGTATGCCTATGGTTTACGCTTTCGTTCAACAATCTCGAGGAGCGATTCATGTCCATAGCGAACCGGATAAAGGAACGCAAGTGGATATTTTTCTACCGCTCTCCAGAAGCGTTTCCGAAGAATTGGTAATGAACGACGACCTCGTGGACGGGAGAATCGTAATCGTCGAGAAAAACTTCAAGGGTATATCGGGGCTTTCCGGTCTATTGAAAAGAATCGGTTTCGACGTGCTTCAGGTATACGATATTTACGAACTGAAGGCGATTCTAGGAATGTATTCCGAGATATTCGCTATTTTTGCCGATGAAGAACTTGCCTTTCGATCGGATTATTCCGAGGATTGGGCGCCGGTGTTGCAGCAGCGCAATCTTATTCCTACTTCCGAGTGGAATTCGGAAAGCAGGAGCGGATATCAGAATCATCTCAAACGACCATACAGTTGGTCGAAGGTTCGGCGAGTTCTATTCTCGTTGCAAAATTCTAAAAATCGAAAACCGTAG
- a CDS encoding glycosyltransferase family 2 protein produces the protein MSSEINLSSVYFLIPALNEEESLPGVIRSLKELGVSLSHIVVADNGSTDSTPKIVLDLGANLVQETERGYGAACLAGLKFLERQGIKPEFLVFMDADGSDDPKDIYALLRPFSEHPETDFVIGSRILGKAEPGSLSFLQKFGNALTCTLIRIFYRRKFTDLGPFRILKWKSLLGLAVKDRTWGWNVEMQIKAIRKRYVIEEVPVNYIRRKGGKSKISGNLIGSIRAGGKILWIFFKLTLGF, from the coding sequence TTGAGCTCGGAGATAAATCTTAGCTCCGTATACTTCCTAATTCCCGCTTTGAACGAGGAGGAAAGTCTTCCGGGAGTGATACGTTCCTTGAAGGAATTAGGCGTATCTTTGTCCCATATAGTCGTTGCGGATAACGGCTCGACGGATTCCACACCCAAAATCGTTCTCGATCTGGGAGCGAACTTAGTGCAAGAAACGGAAAGAGGTTATGGAGCGGCTTGTCTTGCCGGGCTTAAGTTCTTAGAAAGGCAAGGAATCAAACCGGAATTCCTCGTCTTTATGGATGCAGACGGGTCCGACGATCCTAAGGATATCTATGCTCTACTCCGTCCTTTTTCGGAACATCCAGAAACCGATTTCGTGATCGGATCTAGAATTCTAGGTAAAGCGGAGCCCGGCTCTCTTTCTTTTCTTCAAAAATTCGGAAACGCTCTAACTTGCACTCTCATCCGAATTTTCTATCGTAGAAAGTTCACCGACCTGGGACCGTTTCGAATTCTTAAATGGAAGTCCCTTTTGGGTTTGGCTGTTAAAGACAGAACCTGGGGATGGAATGTGGAAATGCAAATCAAGGCGATTCGCAAAAGATATGTGATCGAAGAAGTTCCGGTGAATTATATCAGAAGGAAAGGCGGGAAATCCAAGATCAGCGGAAATCTTATAGGAAGTATCCGGGCTGGCGGAAAAATACTTTGGATTTTTTTTAAACTGACTTTAGGTTTTTAG